A genomic segment from Triticum dicoccoides isolate Atlit2015 ecotype Zavitan chromosome 1A, WEW_v2.0, whole genome shotgun sequence encodes:
- the LOC119330459 gene encoding protein FAR1-RELATED SEQUENCE 5-like, giving the protein MEFCKSTNSAMGESIREPMTPRNMFTHDTGLEFVGVDKGEENCVSKDNPNASSKQIVPKKGMSFDSEEEAYKFYNAYAKSKGFSVRWTHRKARADDTLSARYLVCSKEGVKGKHSTHETRKERASTRTDCKARVQFHITPAGVWLIQKAVNEHNHHMVSPDKAHMLRSQRQLLDVDKHMINHMRSAGIRPSKIYNYFEEWCAGAQNVPFLEMDSNNYITRERSKYLETKDAQTLMEYLKNKQVEDPSFFYAVQLNKEDGTLANFFWADGQSIMDYSSFGDVISFDTTFSTNKFEMPFAPLLGVNHHKQTIVFGAAIIFDETADSFVWLFSTFLQAMSGKEPKTIFTDQCVASMNAIAEVFPSASHRLCLWHLYQNAVKHLSHVIADHPEFLSELKQCVYEERSVAHFESRWHDLLVKYSLEDNSWINNMFKFREKWATVYRRDSFSADMTSTQRSEGMNNAFKTTFNGKLSLSELLEKYDKCVARLRREEKYEDFQSRHTDPVLCIARHPLLKEAAASYTRSLYTYFEEEFQRQFTWSCTLLCNESTINTYKVKSFYREDGEAIVDFNPTTLEISCSCKLYGCVGILCKHAHKVYNFCNIVTLPSQYIMNRWTKYAKQDIFNSKVGVNDNAELQCAQISRKMLSLALKCKPSKEVLRHLDNGIDKLASEVCELLSKVSVDENEETRCYAEFTADVDKARVSFRAPKRKKGPMEKRSKDALEAPKKGKDKATSKKGRSKAASKKGGGIKHTAVSRTTELTTHPVGPSEFLGSLELRSETGRGIGHSSVSRTRELTTHPIGPSIFPGSFDHTTELTTNLIGHSEFPGSSNPNACFQNIAPSLATSLSFGDYSAFYAPPRIPGEFTSLLLQADKKNPTLSTVRRLDFNEGTSTSRFQW; this is encoded by the exons ATGGAATTCTGTAAATCGACGAACAGTGCAATGGGCGAGTCGATCCGTGAGCCTATGACGCCGAGAAATATGTTTACCCATGATACTGGCCTGGAGTTTGTGGGAGTTGATAAAGGAGAAGAAAATTGTGTAAGTAAG GATAATCCGAATGCATCTTCAAAGCagattgtgccaaagaagggaatgAGTTTTGATTCTGAAGAAGAGGCATACAAGTTCTATAACGCGTATGCCAAAAGTAAAGGATTTAGTGTCAGATGGACACACAGAAAAGCAAGAGCAGATGATACCTTATCTGCTAGGTATTTAGTTTGCAGTAAGGAAGGAGTAAAGGGTAAACATAGCACACATGAGACGAGGAAAGAACGGGCTTCTACGAGGACAGATTGCAAAGCTCGTGTTCAGTTCCATATTACTCCGGCGGGTGTTTGGTTGATTCAGAAGGCTGTCAATGAGCACAATCATCACATGGTATCTCCGGACAAGGCACACATGTTAAGATCACAACGACAGCTACTAGATGTCGATAAACACATGATCAACCACATGCGGTCAGCAGGTATACGACCATCAAAAATATATAATTATTTTGAAGAATGGTGTGCAGGAGCACAAAATGTGCCTTTCTTGGAGATGGATTCCAATAACTATATAACAAGAGAGCGTAGCAAGTATTTGGAGACCAAAGATGCCCAAACTCTCATGGAGTATTTAAAGAACAAACAGGTGGAAGATCCATCATTTTTCTATGCTGTGCAACTTAATAAAGAGGATGGTACACTAGCAAATTTCTTCTGGGCTGATGGACAATCAATAATGGATTATTCTTCATTTGGAGATGTTATTTCTTTTGACACCACATTCTCCACCAATAAGTTTGAAATGCCATTTGCTCCTCTGCTTGGTGTTAACCATCACAAGCAGACTATTGTTTTCGGTGCTGCAATAATATTTGATGAAACTGCCGACTCGTTTGTGTGGCTTTTCAGCACCTTCCTACAAGCAATGTCCGGTAAggagccaaaaacaattttcactgaTCAGTGTGTTGCAAGTATGAATGCAATTGCAGAGGTATTCCCGAGCGCAAGCCATCGCCTTTGTCTATGGCATCTATATCAAAATGCCGTTAAACATCTGAGTCATGTTATTGCTGACCATCCGGAATTTCTTTCTGAACTCAAGCAGTGTGTATATGAAGAAAGGTCAGTTGCACATTTTGAATCAAGATGGCATGATTTATTGGTTAAATACAGCCTTGAGGATAATTCTTGGATTAACAATATGTTTAAATTTCGTGAGAAGTGGGCAACCGTATATAGGCGAGATTCATTTAGTGCAGACATGACATCGACCCAGAGGAGTGAAGGGATGAACAATGCCTTCAAAACAACATTCAATGGAAAACTCTCGCTTTCAGAGTTGCTAGAAAAATATGACAAGTGTGTCGCACGTCTTCGACGCGAAGAAAAATATGAAGATTTTCAATCGCGCCATACAGACCCAGTGCTTTGCATAGCTAGACATCCTTTGTTGAAGGAGGCAGCTGCATCATACACGAGGTCACTCTATACTTATTTTGAAGAGGAATTTCAGAGGCAGTTTACTTGGTCATGCACTCTGTTGTGTAATGAAAGCACAATCAACACGTACAAAGTTAAATCCTTTTATCGAGAGGATGGTGAAGCCATTGTCGATTTTAACCCAACAACTTTGGAGATATCTTGTTCTTGCAAGTTGTATGGATGTGTGG GTATTTTGTGCAAGCATGCTCATAAAGTTTACAATTTTTGTAATATTGTCACATTGCCAAGCCAATACATAATGAATAGATGGACAAAGTACGCAAAACAAGATATCTTCAATTCTAAAGTAGGGGTTAATGATAATGCAGAATTGCAGTGTGCCCAAATTTCTCGAAAGATGCTATCGCTTGCATTGAAGTGTAAACCCTCAAAGGAGGTTCTTCGACACCTAGACAATGGTATTGATAAGTTGGCTTCTGAAGTATGTGAGTTGCTAAGCAAAGTAAGTGTGGATGAAAATGAGGAGACAAGATGTTATGCTGAATTTACCGCAGATGTTGATAAAGCACGGGTATCATTTCGAGCCCCTAAACGGAAAAAAGGCCCAATGGAGAAACGGTCAAAAGATGCACTGGAAgcaccaaagaaaggaaaagataaGGCTACATCAAAGAAAGGAAGAAGTAAGGCTGCATCAAAGAAAG GGGGAGGTATAAAACATACCGCAGTGTCACGTACAACCGAATTAACAACACATCCGGTTGGACCTTCAGAATTTTTA GGGTCATTGGAACTCAGATCAGAGACGG GGAGAGGTATAGGACATTCGTCAGTGTCACGTACAAGGGAATTAACAACACATCCAATTGGACCTTCGATATTCCCG GGGTCATTCGATCATACAACGGAATTAACAACAAATCTGATTGGACATTCAGAATTTCCC GGGTCATCAAATCCGAATGCTTGTTTTCAAAATATAGCTCCATCATTGGCGACATCCCTGTCATTTGGTGATTATTCTGCTTTCTATGCTCCACCACGTATTCCAGGGGAATTTACAAGTTTGTTGCTTCAAGCTGATAAAAAAAACCCAACACTGTCTACCGTTCGGCGATTGGATTTCAACGAAGGTACAAGTACAAGCAGGTTTCAGTGGTGA